The proteins below come from a single Nostoc sp. KVJ3 genomic window:
- a CDS encoding phycobilisome rod-core linker polypeptide, with amino-acid sequence MSIKASGGSSVARPQLYQTLAVATITQAEQQDRFLVSGELNELASYFASGAKRLEISQTLTDNAEIIVSRAANRIFVGGSPMAFLEKPREAELVTAGGGANVQQGMQLGTVTYVESRGGFLENLRSIFNSSPSGPTPSGFRPINIARYGPSNMAKSLRDLSWFLRYATYAIVAGDPNIIAVNTRGLREIIENACSGEATLVALQEIKAGALSFFRKDAEATEIVSQYMDVLLTEFKAATPSNKVRQRPSSDQQGLELPQIYFNAAERRPKFVLKTGLSASEKNEVIKAAYRQIFERDITRAYSLSISDLESKVKNGDISVKEFVRRLAKSPLYQKQFYQPFINSRVIELAFRHILGRGPSSREEVQKYFSIISNGGLPALVDALVDSAEYSDYFGEETVPYLRGLGQEAQECRNWGPQQDLFNYSAPFRKIPQFITTFAAYEQPLPDQHPYGSGNDPLEIQFGAIFPKETRNPSTRPAPFGKDTKRILIHQGAGINNQNSNPKARGEAPGTLGPKVFKLDQLPGTRGKKAAKNSSVRYSESSTQALIKAAYLQVFGRDLYEGQRPKVLEIKLENGDISVREFIRALAKSDVFRNLYWSSLYVCKAIEYIHRRLLGRPTYGRQEINKYFDIAAKQGFYAVVDAIINSVEYSEAFGEDTIPYERYLTPGGVSGRQLRVGSIREDVAAKIQKEVTPSFVTLGTVTENRSEPDIQFRINQGVTKQREQTKIFKLVANTSDKVAVQTLISAAYRQIFERDIAPYIAKNEFTAWESKLGNGEISVKEFIEGLGYSNLYLKEFYTPYPNTKVIELGTKHFLGRAPLDQAEIRKYNQILATQGIRAFIGALVDSVEYNQVFGEDTVPYRRFPTLPAANFPNTEKLYNQLTKQNDDVVVPSFKPVQPRVGSTTTPLLAQAIADIAAHTNGKPSFAELGRSYNDGSGQSIEQGVRKNARIYRLTESTNQAQKQQVINAIYHQVLDVFSGEVPDNFRRTDLEGKLQNGEISVREFVRELASSEIYRQRFLSPYPHAKVIEFLFRHLLGRTPATQEEISQYKQLLADSGLSAAVEAIVESPEYSRYFGEDVVPYNRFPSLAGN; translated from the coding sequence ATGAGTATTAAGGCGAGTGGTGGAAGCTCAGTTGCGCGTCCGCAACTATATCAAACCCTAGCTGTAGCGACAATTACCCAAGCCGAGCAGCAAGACCGCTTTTTGGTAAGTGGTGAACTAAATGAACTGGCAAGCTATTTTGCATCTGGTGCAAAGCGTTTAGAAATTTCTCAGACGCTTACAGATAATGCCGAAATTATTGTGTCTCGCGCTGCCAACCGGATTTTTGTTGGTGGTTCGCCAATGGCTTTTTTAGAAAAGCCCAGAGAAGCAGAATTAGTAACTGCTGGTGGTGGCGCGAATGTTCAACAAGGGATGCAACTGGGAACAGTAACCTATGTTGAAAGTCGTGGTGGGTTTCTAGAAAATTTACGCTCAATCTTTAACTCATCCCCCAGTGGCCCGACACCATCGGGTTTCAGACCAATTAACATTGCTCGCTATGGCCCAAGCAATATGGCCAAGAGCTTGCGGGATTTATCTTGGTTCTTGCGTTACGCTACTTATGCGATCGTTGCTGGCGACCCCAACATCATAGCTGTGAATACACGGGGTTTACGGGAAATAATTGAGAATGCCTGTTCTGGTGAAGCAACGCTAGTAGCTTTGCAAGAAATCAAAGCAGGTGCTCTTTCCTTTTTCCGCAAAGATGCTGAGGCTACAGAAATTGTGTCTCAGTACATGGATGTTTTGTTAACAGAATTCAAAGCAGCCACACCTTCAAATAAAGTCCGCCAACGCCCCTCTAGTGACCAGCAAGGTTTAGAACTGCCGCAAATTTACTTTAATGCAGCAGAACGCCGTCCGAAGTTTGTCTTGAAGACTGGGTTATCAGCTAGCGAAAAAAATGAGGTAATCAAGGCCGCATATCGGCAAATCTTTGAGCGCGACATTACCCGTGCTTATAGCTTATCCATATCTGACCTAGAATCCAAAGTCAAGAATGGCGACATCTCTGTGAAAGAGTTTGTCCGTCGTCTAGCTAAATCTCCCCTTTACCAAAAACAGTTTTATCAGCCTTTTATTAACAGCCGAGTCATCGAACTAGCTTTCCGTCACATTTTAGGACGGGGGCCAAGTAGCCGCGAAGAAGTACAAAAATACTTCTCGATTATTTCTAACGGTGGTCTACCAGCCTTGGTAGATGCCTTAGTCGATTCTGCTGAATACAGCGACTATTTTGGTGAAGAAACAGTACCCTACCTCCGGGGTCTGGGTCAAGAAGCCCAAGAATGTCGCAACTGGGGGCCGCAGCAAGATCTGTTTAACTACAGTGCGCCTTTCCGCAAAATACCTCAGTTCATTACCACATTTGCGGCTTACGAGCAACCGTTACCAGATCAACATCCCTACGGTTCTGGCAATGACCCCTTAGAAATTCAGTTTGGGGCGATTTTCCCGAAAGAAACTCGCAACCCCAGCACCCGTCCGGCTCCTTTTGGCAAGGATACCAAGCGCATCCTGATTCACCAAGGGGCAGGGATTAATAACCAAAATAGTAACCCCAAAGCGCGGGGTGAAGCTCCTGGTACCCTTGGTCCCAAGGTGTTCAAATTAGACCAGCTACCTGGTACTAGAGGTAAAAAGGCTGCCAAAAATTCTAGCGTCAGATACTCCGAAAGCTCCACGCAAGCACTGATTAAAGCTGCTTACTTGCAAGTTTTTGGTCGCGATCTTTACGAAGGTCAGCGCCCGAAGGTATTGGAAATCAAGCTGGAAAACGGCGACATCTCGGTACGGGAGTTTATCCGTGCTTTGGCTAAGTCGGATGTATTCCGCAATCTGTACTGGTCATCGCTCTATGTTTGTAAAGCGATCGAGTATATTCACCGCCGTTTGTTGGGTCGTCCGACTTATGGCCGTCAAGAAATCAACAAATACTTTGACATCGCGGCTAAACAGGGCTTTTACGCGGTAGTTGATGCCATTATTAACAGCGTAGAATACAGCGAAGCATTTGGTGAAGATACAATTCCTTACGAACGTTATCTGACTCCTGGTGGTGTATCAGGGCGACAATTGCGCGTTGGTAGCATTCGTGAAGATGTTGCGGCGAAAATTCAGAAGGAAGTAACGCCGAGCTTTGTAACACTGGGTACAGTGACAGAAAATCGGTCAGAACCAGATATTCAGTTCCGCATTAACCAAGGTGTCACCAAGCAACGCGAACAAACCAAAATCTTCAAATTGGTGGCGAATACCAGTGATAAAGTTGCAGTGCAAACTTTGATCAGTGCTGCGTATCGTCAGATATTTGAGCGGGATATTGCACCCTACATCGCCAAAAACGAATTTACGGCGTGGGAAAGCAAGCTGGGGAATGGCGAAATTAGCGTGAAGGAATTTATTGAAGGTTTGGGTTACTCTAACCTATACCTGAAAGAGTTCTACACACCTTACCCCAACACCAAGGTAATTGAGTTAGGAACTAAACACTTCCTGGGACGTGCGCCACTAGACCAAGCAGAAATCCGCAAGTATAACCAGATTTTGGCTACTCAAGGTATTCGTGCCTTTATTGGTGCTTTGGTAGATAGTGTGGAATATAACCAGGTGTTTGGTGAAGATACAGTGCCTTACCGTCGCTTCCCAACCCTCCCGGCGGCAAACTTCCCGAATACAGAGAAGTTGTACAACCAGCTTACCAAGCAAAACGATGATGTCGTTGTACCTAGCTTTAAGCCAGTACAGCCGCGCGTGGGATCGACTACTACTCCGCTTTTAGCCCAGGCGATCGCAGATATAGCCGCGCATACAAACGGTAAGCCCTCATTTGCTGAACTGGGTCGTTCCTACAACGATGGTAGCGGACAATCCATAGAACAGGGTGTGCGAAAAAATGCACGTATTTACCGTCTAACGGAAAGCACCAACCAAGCCCAAAAACAACAGGTAATCAACGCCATTTACCATCAAGTGTTGGATGTATTTAGCGGTGAAGTGCCTGATAATTTCCGCCGTACTGATCTAGAGGGCAAACTCCAGAATGGTGAAATTTCCGTCCGCGAGTTTGTGCGTGAACTAGCCAGTTCCGAAATCTATCGCCAGCGCTTCTTGTCACCTTATCCTCATGCCAAGGTGATTGAGTTCCTCTTCCGCCACCTGTTGGGGCGTACACCCGCAACTCAGGAAGAAATTAGCCAGTACAAGCAGCTGCTAGCTGATAGTGGTTTGTCGGCTGCTGTAGAAGCGATAGTCGAAAGTCCAGAATATAGCCGCTACTTTGGTGAAGATGTTGTGCCTTACAACCGCTTCCCATCTCTAGCAGGTAACTAA
- the apcA gene encoding allophycocyanin subunit alpha: MSIVTKAIVNADAEARYLSPGELDRIKSFVASGERRVRIAQILSENRERLVKQAGDQLFQKRPDVVSPGGNAYGQELTATCLRDLDYYLRLVTYGIVAGDVTPIEEIGVIGARELYKSLGTPIDGVAEGIRGLKNVAGTLLSGDDASEAGSYFDYLVGALLG; the protein is encoded by the coding sequence ATGAGTATTGTCACGAAAGCTATCGTGAATGCTGATGCAGAAGCCCGCTATCTCAGCCCCGGTGAGTTAGATCGGATCAAATCCTTCGTTGCAAGTGGTGAGCGCCGTGTGCGGATTGCTCAAATTCTGTCAGAAAATCGCGAACGCCTTGTTAAGCAAGCTGGCGATCAACTGTTCCAAAAGCGTCCTGATGTTGTGTCTCCTGGTGGAAACGCTTACGGTCAAGAACTGACTGCTACTTGTCTGCGTGACCTAGATTACTACCTCCGCCTCGTTACCTACGGTATCGTTGCTGGTGATGTTACCCCCATCGAAGAAATCGGTGTTATAGGTGCTCGTGAACTGTACAAGTCCTTGGGAACTCCTATCGATGGTGTTGCTGAAGGTATCCGTGGGCTGAAGAATGTAGCTGGTACATTGCTGTCTGGTGATGATGCTAGTGAAGCTGGTAGCTACTTCGACTACCTAGTTGGCGCTCTTCTAGGATAG
- the apcB gene encoding allophycocyanin subunit beta — MAQDAITAVINSADVQGKYLDSSALEKLKGYFATGELRVRAASTISANAAAIVKEAVAKSLLYSDITRPGGNMYTTRRYAACIRDLDYYLRYATYAMLAGDPSILDERVLNGLKETYNSLGVPVGATVQAIQAIKEVTASLVGSDAGKEMGVYLDYISSGLS, encoded by the coding sequence ATGGCTCAAGACGCAATTACCGCTGTCATTAACTCCGCAGACGTTCAAGGTAAATACCTCGACTCTTCTGCCTTAGAAAAGCTAAAAGGCTACTTCGCTACTGGCGAACTGCGGGTACGTGCTGCTAGCACCATCAGCGCTAACGCTGCTGCGATCGTTAAAGAAGCTGTAGCAAAATCTTTGCTGTACTCTGACATCACCCGTCCCGGCGGCAATATGTACACCACTCGCCGCTATGCTGCTTGCATCCGCGATTTGGACTACTACCTACGCTATGCCACCTACGCTATGTTAGCTGGCGATCCTTCCATTTTGGATGAGCGCGTATTAAATGGCTTGAAGGAAACCTACAACTCTTTAGGAGTTCCCGTTGGTGCTACTGTGCAAGCTATCCAAGCAATCAAGGAAGTAACCGCTAGCTTGGTTGGTTCTGACGCTGGTAAGGAAATGGGCGTTTACTTAGACTATATCTCTTCTGGCTTAAGCTAA
- a CDS encoding phycobilisome linker polypeptide: MSRLFKITALVPSQTRIRTQRELQNTYFTKLVPYENWFREQQRIQKAGGKIIKVELATGKQGANTGLS; encoded by the coding sequence ATGTCCCGTTTGTTTAAAATTACTGCTCTAGTTCCTAGCCAAACCCGAATTCGTACCCAACGTGAACTGCAAAATACTTACTTTACTAAGCTAGTTCCCTACGAGAACTGGTTCCGCGAACAGCAACGTATTCAAAAAGCAGGCGGCAAAATTATCAAAGTAGAACTGGCAACTGGTAAGCAAGGCGCTAATACTGGCTTGTCGTAA
- a CDS encoding class I SAM-dependent methyltransferase, with the protein MSSVNHKDSTKNLYNRTASDWIRGEPSSLSDFTARPFVLKLCEPVGDLQVLDIGCGEGYCSRELRRRGAAKVHGIDLSQGMIEAAKLQEVEDALGISYEVGCATSLKQFDDGEIDLVVAVFLFNYLTISQTQECMAEVARILRPGGRFVFSVPHPSFPYMREAAYPFYFQVEGVGYFSKRDQQFPGRIWKRDGSWLNVQLIHKTLEDYFNALRIAGFNTMPILQELRVTPEHIAVDESFFSPLLDQPLHLALQISR; encoded by the coding sequence ATGTCAAGCGTGAATCACAAAGACTCAACTAAAAACTTATATAATCGCACAGCATCAGACTGGATTAGAGGAGAACCCAGTTCTCTCTCTGACTTTACGGCACGCCCTTTTGTACTAAAACTTTGTGAGCCTGTTGGTGACTTGCAAGTACTAGATATAGGTTGCGGAGAAGGTTATTGCAGTCGAGAATTACGTCGGCGTGGTGCTGCAAAAGTTCATGGAATAGACCTTTCTCAAGGCATGATTGAAGCAGCAAAATTGCAAGAAGTAGAAGATGCTTTAGGTATTAGCTATGAAGTAGGATGTGCTACCAGTCTCAAGCAATTTGATGATGGCGAAATTGACTTAGTTGTTGCAGTGTTTCTATTTAACTATTTGACAATTTCTCAGACCCAAGAATGTATGGCGGAAGTTGCACGCATTCTTCGTCCGGGCGGTCGATTTGTATTCAGCGTTCCCCATCCATCTTTTCCATATATGCGAGAGGCAGCATATCCGTTTTATTTTCAAGTTGAGGGTGTAGGCTACTTCAGCAAGCGAGATCAGCAGTTTCCTGGTCGTATTTGGAAACGAGATGGCTCCTGGCTAAATGTTCAATTGATTCACAAAACTCTTGAGGATTACTTTAATGCCCTTAGAATTGCTGGCTTTAATACCATGCCAATTTTGCAGGAATTGCGTGTGACTCCAGAACATATTGCAGTAGACGAATCATTTTTTAGCCCGTTACTTGACCAACCACTCCATCTAGCCCTACAAATATCACGATGA
- a CDS encoding TenA family transcriptional regulator, with protein MTNTSSLVRNSFRQITLNHPLWNHEFLIRCRSGNLFLPDIQILAVQMYKFSKEFNRILASILSCCEDESSQLVILENLFDEMGQGDMTQSHPELFRQFTRALGMDDETLAALPTTPETRALIETYLQMPHKYGYLAALGAVCYASEGIVSSLYTQLYKGIIGAAPLPKEALIFFEVHIDVDDSHAAKLAAVIEPQITMNEEDIKIKLAIAEAMDARVQFFNGIQRQISKYSLYPDSWVHFDALL; from the coding sequence ATGACAAATACATCTTCTTTAGTAAGAAATTCCTTCCGTCAAATAACGCTTAATCATCCTTTATGGAACCATGAGTTTCTAATCCGTTGTCGATCTGGAAATTTATTTTTACCAGACATACAGATACTAGCTGTTCAGATGTACAAATTCTCCAAAGAATTTAATCGGATCTTAGCTAGCATCTTATCTTGTTGCGAAGACGAAAGTAGTCAATTAGTCATCTTAGAAAACCTATTTGACGAAATGGGACAGGGAGATATGACTCAGTCCCACCCAGAATTGTTTCGTCAATTTACCCGCGCACTTGGTATGGACGACGAAACCCTAGCAGCACTACCCACTACACCTGAAACTCGTGCCCTTATTGAAACCTACTTGCAGATGCCACATAAATATGGCTACTTAGCTGCACTGGGTGCTGTCTGTTATGCTTCCGAAGGGATTGTTAGCTCACTGTACACACAACTATACAAAGGAATTATTGGTGCTGCTCCCTTACCCAAAGAAGCCCTGATCTTTTTTGAAGTTCATATTGATGTAGATGATAGTCACGCAGCAAAACTAGCAGCAGTGATTGAACCTCAAATAACCATGAATGAAGAGGATATCAAGATAAAACTGGCTATTGCAGAAGCTATGGATGCTCGTGTCCAATTTTTTAACGGAATTCAGCGTCAAATCTCTAAATACAGCTTGTATCCTGATTCCTGGGTGCATTTTGATGCATTGCTCTAG
- a CDS encoding heme NO-binding domain-containing protein, whose translation MYGLVNKAIQDMVCSRFGEETWKEIKHKAEVDVDVFLSMEGYPDDITHKLVKAASVVLSLSPTAIIQAFGEFWVQYTAQEGYGEMMDMSGDTLPEFLENLDNLHARVGVSFPKLQPPSFECTDMEENSLSLHYRSDREGLTPMVIGLIKGLGARFDTEVHITQTQNRDEGAEHDEFLVIYKPN comes from the coding sequence ATGTACGGATTAGTGAACAAGGCGATTCAAGACATGGTGTGCAGTCGTTTTGGTGAAGAGACTTGGAAAGAAATTAAGCACAAAGCAGAGGTGGATGTAGATGTTTTCCTCAGTATGGAAGGCTATCCCGATGACATCACCCACAAGTTGGTCAAAGCTGCCAGTGTCGTTTTAAGTTTATCTCCTACAGCAATTATCCAAGCCTTTGGGGAATTTTGGGTTCAATACACAGCCCAAGAAGGCTATGGCGAAATGATGGATATGAGTGGAGATACATTACCTGAGTTTTTAGAAAACCTCGACAATCTTCATGCTCGTGTAGGAGTTAGTTTTCCTAAACTCCAGCCCCCATCATTTGAGTGTACTGATATGGAGGAAAATTCTCTGAGCTTACACTATCGGTCTGATAGAGAAGGGCTGACTCCAATGGTTATTGGTCTAATCAAAGGATTGGGAGCAAGGTTTGATACAGAAGTTCATATTACCCAAACCCAGAATCGGGATGAAGGTGCTGAACATGATGAATTTTTAGTGATTTATAAACCAAATTGA
- a CDS encoding sensor histidine kinase, with the protein MAPPHLTLSPELLAKAFPFHFAFNRNREIVQTGDVLGRISPESLVGKLMEQHFYINRPKILVDFDAICKQSRALFILEFLHNGMQLKGQMMYEPEQEVIFFLGSPWITDTTSLVPLGLKLKDFAIHDPIVDFLFLLQAQNTALADAKKLTSELKQQRAQLRSALQIKENLAEIAEAQAKRLEKSLRELQQTQAQLVQAEKMSSLGQLVAGVAHEINNPVNFIYGNLKYAKDYTQSLLKLVYLYQKFYADSVPEIKNYIKEIELDFLLEDLPKILDSMQVGAERISEIVLSLRNFSRLDEAEMKRVDIHQGLDSTLLILQNRFKNSVDHPGIKVVKNYGNLPLVDCYAGQLNQVFMNIISNAIDAIDSYNDKRAIAEIHTSPNKITITTEVIETNCVIRIADNGSGMTEAVKERLFDPFFTTKPVGKGTGLGLSISYQIVVEKHGGTLRCLSELGQGTEFWIEIPLSMDRKAVDCVKSLSFINYQNSAILTVTQRD; encoded by the coding sequence ATGGCTCCTCCTCACCTTACGCTTTCACCAGAGTTACTGGCGAAAGCCTTTCCTTTCCACTTTGCATTTAACCGTAATCGTGAAATTGTACAAACTGGTGATGTCTTGGGGCGCATTAGTCCAGAGTCATTAGTTGGTAAATTGATGGAGCAGCATTTCTATATTAATCGTCCCAAAATTCTGGTTGATTTTGATGCTATTTGTAAACAGTCTCGGGCCCTGTTTATTTTAGAGTTTCTCCACAATGGAATGCAACTCAAGGGTCAGATGATGTATGAACCAGAACAAGAGGTGATATTTTTTTTAGGTTCTCCTTGGATTACAGATACCACTAGCCTGGTTCCTTTAGGTCTAAAACTCAAAGACTTTGCGATTCACGATCCAATTGTTGATTTTCTATTTCTACTGCAAGCTCAGAACACCGCTTTGGCTGATGCCAAAAAGTTAACAAGCGAACTGAAACAACAAAGGGCACAACTACGCAGTGCGCTACAAATCAAGGAAAATCTAGCGGAAATTGCTGAGGCTCAGGCCAAAAGATTGGAAAAATCCCTCCGGGAGCTACAGCAAACTCAAGCTCAATTAGTTCAGGCTGAGAAAATGTCTAGCCTGGGACAGCTGGTTGCAGGAGTTGCTCACGAAATTAATAACCCCGTTAACTTTATTTACGGGAATTTAAAATATGCAAAAGATTATACACAGAGTTTACTAAAGCTTGTGTATCTTTACCAAAAATTTTATGCCGATTCTGTGCCAGAAATTAAAAATTATATTAAGGAAATCGAATTAGATTTTTTACTAGAAGATTTACCCAAAATTTTAGATTCGATGCAAGTAGGAGCCGAAAGGATCTCGGAAATTGTCTTGTCCTTGCGGAACTTCTCTCGTCTTGATGAAGCGGAGATGAAAAGGGTTGATATTCACCAAGGACTAGATAGTACTTTGCTGATTTTACAGAATCGATTTAAGAATAGCGTCGATCATCCTGGAATCAAAGTAGTTAAAAATTATGGAAATTTGCCTTTGGTAGATTGCTACGCCGGGCAACTGAATCAAGTATTCATGAATATTATTAGTAATGCCATTGATGCGATCGATAGCTATAATGATAAACGCGCGATCGCAGAAATTCATACCAGTCCTAATAAAATTACAATTACTACAGAAGTTATCGAAACTAACTGTGTCATCCGAATTGCTGATAATGGTTCAGGAATGACAGAAGCAGTTAAGGAACGACTGTTTGATCCATTTTTTACAACTAAGCCTGTAGGTAAAGGGACAGGATTAGGTTTATCAATTAGCTATCAGATTGTAGTTGAAAAACATGGGGGAACACTGAGATGTTTATCAGAACTTGGACAAGGAACTGAGTTCTGGATTGAAATTCCCCTGTCTATGGACAGAAAAGCAGTTGATTGCGTTAAATCATTGAGTTTTATAAATTATCAGAATTCAGCAATTCTTACAGTGACACAGAGGGACTGA
- a CDS encoding FtsW/RodA/SpoVE family cell cycle protein, with amino-acid sequence MNLRRLIPIFDSSVSNWALEARLLRWLTLIWLFVGLIMLFSASYPVADARQGDGLYYFKRQLLWVLVSLIGFNIIVNFPLQKILGVSHWFLLLFLALIFVTLIPGLGKKAFDAARWIAIGPIPIQPSELIKPFLVLQSARLFGHWERISWRVRLAWLGIFGLVLLGILAQPNLSTTALCGMTIWLIALAAGLPYKYLGGTAIGGVMLAIFSISIKEYQRKRVMSFLNPWADATGDGYQLVQSLLAVGSGRTWGAGFGHSQQKLFYLPIQDTDFIFAVFAEEFGFVGSMVLLALLATFATLGLIVALKAKNPVHRLVAIGVTIVMVGQSLLHIGVATGSLPTTGLPLPMFSYGGNSMIASLIAAGLLIRVARESSEAEVVPLRKPLLENRTKRRGFHKTRN; translated from the coding sequence GTGAATCTACGCCGCCTGATTCCAATTTTTGATAGTTCAGTCTCCAACTGGGCACTAGAAGCGCGGTTGTTGCGCTGGTTAACGTTGATTTGGCTATTTGTCGGCTTAATCATGCTATTTTCAGCATCTTATCCCGTCGCTGATGCCCGTCAGGGTGATGGATTATACTATTTTAAGCGTCAGTTGCTTTGGGTCTTAGTTTCCTTAATCGGATTCAATATTATTGTTAATTTCCCGTTGCAGAAAATTTTGGGAGTATCCCATTGGTTTTTATTGCTGTTTTTGGCATTAATTTTTGTCACACTGATTCCAGGATTAGGAAAAAAGGCTTTTGACGCAGCGCGTTGGATTGCGATCGGGCCAATTCCGATTCAACCCTCAGAATTAATTAAACCCTTTTTGGTGTTGCAAAGTGCGCGGCTTTTTGGGCATTGGGAACGTATCAGTTGGCGGGTTCGTTTGGCTTGGTTGGGTATTTTCGGTCTGGTACTTTTAGGAATTCTCGCCCAGCCTAACTTAAGTACAACAGCACTTTGCGGTATGACTATTTGGCTAATTGCTCTAGCAGCTGGCTTACCTTACAAGTATCTGGGAGGAACAGCAATTGGCGGAGTGATGTTGGCAATATTCAGTATTAGTATAAAAGAGTATCAGCGTAAGCGGGTAATGTCATTCCTGAACCCGTGGGCGGATGCAACCGGAGATGGCTACCAGTTGGTGCAAAGTCTACTAGCTGTAGGTTCTGGTAGAACTTGGGGAGCCGGATTTGGGCATTCTCAACAAAAGCTGTTTTATTTACCAATTCAGGATACCGATTTTATTTTTGCCGTGTTCGCTGAAGAGTTTGGCTTTGTTGGCAGTATGGTGTTGTTGGCGCTTTTAGCTACATTCGCCACTCTCGGATTAATTGTGGCGCTGAAGGCAAAAAATCCAGTGCATCGATTGGTAGCGATCGGTGTGACGATTGTGATGGTAGGACAATCATTGCTCCATATTGGTGTGGCTACAGGTTCTCTACCAACTACTGGCTTACCTTTGCCCATGTTTAGTTATGGTGGTAATTCCATGATTGCTAGCTTAATAGCTGCTGGGCTGCTAATTCGGGTTGCACGCGAGAGTAGTGAAGCTGAGGTAGTACCATTGCGAAAACCCCTGCTTGAAAATAGAACCAAACGTCGGGGTTTTCATAAAACTAGGAATTGA